From Pararge aegeria chromosome 9, ilParAegt1.1, whole genome shotgun sequence, the proteins below share one genomic window:
- the LOC120626278 gene encoding protein CutA homolog isoform X1 translates to MLSSVNRKYLFTFYFSIIRPCFILAQSNMTSSGSVDADKFSVAYVTVPSKDVGKSIALGLVKNKLAACVNIVPEVTSIYEWEDEINEDTEALLMIKTRTSQVDQLTEYVRSVHPYEVCEVISLPIKNGNPPYLKWIGDMVPEKS, encoded by the exons ATGCTCAGTAGTGTGAATAGGAAAtacctatttacattttatttctcTATTATACGACCCTGCTTTATATTGGCTCAATCGAATATGACTTCTTCGGGCAGTGTGGATGCCg atAAATTTTCTGTGGCATATGTGACAGTACCAAGTAAAGATGTGGGTAAATCAATTGCACTTGGCTTAGTCAAAAATAAGTTAGCTGCCTGTGTCAACATTGTGCCTGAAGTTACATCCATATATGAGTGGGAGGACGAAATAAATGAAGATACTGAG GCTCTACTTATGATAAAGACCCGCACTTCTCAAGTGGACCAGTTGACGGAATATGTGAGATCAGTGCATCCATATGAGGTATGCGAAGTCATATCATTGCCAATCAAGAATGGAAATCCGCCCTACTTGAAATGGATCGGCGACATGGTGCCTGAAAAGAGTTAA
- the LOC120626278 gene encoding protein CutA homolog isoform X2, producing the protein MNKRVRSAYVTCTKWADYIKWVKSSKQVIQNDDKFSVAYVTVPSKDVGKSIALGLVKNKLAACVNIVPEVTSIYEWEDEINEDTEALLMIKTRTSQVDQLTEYVRSVHPYEVCEVISLPIKNGNPPYLKWIGDMVPEKS; encoded by the exons ATGAATAAGAGAGTGAGGAGTGCATATGTCACCTGCACCAAATGGGCAGATtatataaagtgggtaaaatCTTCAAAACAAGTTATACAAAATGAT gatAAATTTTCTGTGGCATATGTGACAGTACCAAGTAAAGATGTGGGTAAATCAATTGCACTTGGCTTAGTCAAAAATAAGTTAGCTGCCTGTGTCAACATTGTGCCTGAAGTTACATCCATATATGAGTGGGAGGACGAAATAAATGAAGATACTGAG GCTCTACTTATGATAAAGACCCGCACTTCTCAAGTGGACCAGTTGACGGAATATGTGAGATCAGTGCATCCATATGAGGTATGCGAAGTCATATCATTGCCAATCAAGAATGGAAATCCGCCCTACTTGAAATGGATCGGCGACATGGTGCCTGAAAAGAGTTAA